A region of the Heteronotia binoei isolate CCM8104 ecotype False Entrance Well chromosome 9, APGP_CSIRO_Hbin_v1, whole genome shotgun sequence genome:
AACCATTTTGACACTGTAGTCCTTTCAGCTAGCAGTCAAACCCACAggaagctccagctggtccagaatgcagcagtgtgaCATACATaaacctgtgctgcaccagctacactggctcccaatggTATACCAAGTCAAGTTGAAGgctttggtgttgacctttaaggccttgagcggtctgTGACCTATGTATCTCTGGGAccacctcctctggtatgtccccgaGAGAGTGCTATGCTGTGTTGAGAACAATCTACTGGCAGTTCCTGGATCTAAAGATATTTagttgtcctcaaccagagccagagcttttttggccctggctccaacctggtagaactctctgccaaataccatcAGGGCCATATGCaactctgcaaggcctgtaaggcagagatgttctgccaggctcttTAGTTGAGGGTGCAATGACTCCATCACAGCCAGCACCCTCCCCTCCTTTGTTTTTTCATCCATCTTCACTTCAGCCCTCTCTTCACCTGCACATGAGACAGTGACGAAGTCCAAAGTGGGGAAACAAAAGAATGACATCATCTGAGATAAGGTAGCtggagttttttttgtttttaacagtTGTACATTACGTAGGGCCATacattgtaaataaataataaatactccTTCCCCTTTATAATTAGCAAATATGAAAGAAGGAAAATCAGAAAACACACATTTAATGTGTTCTATCTGCCGACTAGTAAAAATATACTATTTTGCTAAACCAAGTTGAATAATTCTTATGATCATCAAACACATGAAAAAGCAGGTGAAAGTATCAGTGTGATGTCATAGGTAGATTAGGTGCGCTGGAGGTCTTGCATAAGATCCAATCGATTCCTTGCTTCACATTTAATGATGGCCACTATAGAAACACCAACCATGCATCAATTCATTGTAGCAAAAATGAGGACTTCAAGTATTCCCTACTAAATTTTGGCCCGAAGATCATCAGGTTGGAATCCTGGTAGCCTGCTTTCAGTGTACTTATCTTCTCAGAAACCAAGGAACTTTCCTTTCATTATGCCATCTTTCTCTTTGATCGCttattttgccacagaaagaagTCTCACAATCCATGCATTATTTTCATGGTATATTCCAGACCAAAGACCTTCCTTTGGTACCTAAAGTAGCACTGTCAGTTCTGAGAACATGGGCACATACATCATCAGACTGAATTGTACACTGGTAAAGCTGGAGATTCCAAAAGAAACTGGCAACCTGAGCTATGAGAATATACTCCATATTTCTTGTTGTTCAGTTAATTAATCTCGGGCGGGGGGGGTGGACTGCAGACACAGGCCACCTTTAGGATGAATGGCTGGTCAACCTTGCTTTCTAGTTTTTCTCCTTCCCTGGAATATGGTGATTTCTTCTCTCATTTTCAGCATATGGGTTAAGAGTTTCCAATAACCAGAAAATGTCTATATGGAACAGGAGTACCTTAATTTGCATCCAACCTTTTAAAAAACTTCTGACAGTTCCAGCATTGCTTCATATACGATTAACAATGAATATGGACAATGTTTTATCTTACTTGGAATTATCTCACTTGATTCCCTAAAGATTTATACAGGTTTTAATCATGATTTTAACTGTTCTATCATGGATTATCCTGAATGGCAACACTAGAACCAGACTTAAAATCTCAGACGTAAAAGGAAACATGCAGCTCAACTTACCTTTTCAAGTTTCTTCTTCTATTAATGACCTTTCTTCCTCTATTAATGAACATTAAAAGTACAGTTCTCAAAGCAAACCAGTTTCAGTTTCATAGCATCTAAGTCATTTACATAATTGTTTCATATATTTTCATACCAAATATTATTTTAAcaaatttattttaaatacaaACTCTGGTTCCAAAAAGAGTATTTATTTGAACGCTGTTTTTCCAGAGAGAGGTCACCCAAATACAGTCTTTTTCCAAACCAGATTTCTATCAGAAGTATCTGCTTGCATAACTAATTTTATCTGATATACAGCTTTTGAGCATCATACATACTTGTATTTTTTCTTCCAGTCCCTTTTCACCTCAAGCATATGAAAGCAGGAAAGCTCACAAACATTTTTATTAGAGGGGGTTGGGATTCTAGGTATGAGTGATGGCTCTACACAAGTATTTTTGCTGTGTACAAATGTGATAGTTTAAAATAGTACTTTATTCATTCGGCTGAAATGACACACAGTCTATGTATAGTTAATAGATTTGACCTAGCAAGCTATACCGATGTTACAAAAATGCTCAGCAGTTTCTTTACTCAGTCCAAAGTGACTATGAAAATCCACATCAGTTTGACATTTTCCCAGCACTTCTCTCCGATCCCCTTTCCTTCAGTAAAGACATATCTGAAGATTCAGTAGGAAATTAATTTGCTTCTTGTGGGATTCAAAGCTTCTTGTTATCCATGGAGCAACTCTACCACAGTCAGACAGAAGGTAAATGATTTGTTACACAAGATTATCAGCTGTCTTCTGTTCTGATTAGTTCTCATCATAACAGACAGCCACTGTCCAGCAGAGTTAGATATACTAAAACTAATTTATTCTAATAGGACTGAAGTGTGCGGTTGTGGTCAACATGTCTTTAGTAACACTTGGCCTGAGGGGGGCAGGTTTGAGACTGTTAACTCAGAAGCCTGTTAACTCAGAAGCCTGTGCAATTTAAAATGGGTTAAATTCATTTAGTTAGGGGCATTTTAAGGATTGTTACAAGATACCTAATCCAAGATATTATATCAACAGAACAATCCGAAACAGACTGACTTCAATGGAATTATGTTTAGGATTGTGTTTTAAATCTGTCAAAACACTGTTTTCTTGTTTTGTCAGCATATTTCACTGAGAGACAGGTGTGTCTGAAGGGTTCTTTTTAGGGATATACATTTTTTGATATTGGGCTATAGGGAGAAAATGACTGTCTTTGTAGAATTTCAACCAAGTGGTACAGAACCTTTAATATCTCTAAATGTGGCATGAACCACATGGAAACAAAAGGTTCTGAAAATGTGAACGTTTACCACCATATCCTTAGTGCCTTAGTTAGCAAGGTTTAGTTCAATTTTATGCTACTGCAAAACAGCCTGGGAACTACATTTATAAATCTTTTTGAATAATGCTTTGCATTATGTGCTTTCTATCTTTCTCCCACTCTGTTCTGTCGCAGAGTGTACCCAACAGCCATAATACTATATAATAAATGGGGCCAACGGCCTCTGAAAAATGGCTATAAAATGAACAcgacccccccctctcccccttgaGAACTAGGAGCACCAAGAATTCCCATATGTTTTCTCTTCATTTTCGGATGACGAGAAAGCACATGGGGAAGCTGAGCTGCAGATGCTGCTAATGCGGCTACTTCTGTTACCAATGGCATTCAGACCGACAGCTCTTCATGCCAAACCAACAACTGTACTCCATAGCTCTGGAATAGGACACTGGCAACGGCAGCTTCCCCCCCATCTCCGCAGAGACAACAGCAGCCACCCGCCTTGCTACCAGCCCAACACTAACGGGCGTTTCTCCAGGATCCACCACTTAAACTGCAGGAACTGAAGTTGAGAATTACACCACTGGAGACACGTGCAGTATCCCCCAGCTTTGAGTCTTGGTTCCAAAACGCTTTTGTTTCCTTCAGCCAGCTTGCAAAGAGATCGGCATGGAAGTGCTTCCAAAGTCGCCTGCTGAGCAGATCATTATTCAAAAAGGGAAAGCTGGAAAGAGCAACAGCCGAATGATGAAGCACCATCCTCAAGAGCCATCAACATCCTCCTCCAAGGAATCGAACTATGTGGAGATTTATGATTTCcctggagagagagaagagagtccCCAGACTCTAGAACTGACTTTGGCAGGGAATGGAAGTAAAGTGGCCTTTATCAGACCTAAAAATGGATCTTGTGGGATCAGTGAGGTTAACAGATTGGCTAACAATATACTGGCAGACAAATCTGCAAATCAAGCATCCCAGGACTATAAATCTAAAATGCAAGGCACTCCTTCCCCCCTGGGAACGAAGGCtgatgaggtggggggaagcatcACTGGCACCAGCCCAGGAGGGTCTAATGAGAACACTGTGTCCCCTAGTATTTCCAACATTCAGCTTTACACAAACGGCTGTCCAGAATCATCCTCATCCTCTTGTCCTTCACCAGTACAAACAACAGGCAGCTTTCCAAAAATGGATGACATGGGAACTGAAGGGaaaacctcctcttcttcatttggATATGAAAGCGATGAGGATGATGATGCAGACTGTAAAGAAATCTGCCTCAGTAACCAGAGAGGTGGGTGCAGGCATGCTTCACAACTGCTACAGTCGCAACACAGCTACACCAGTGAAACCAATAGTAACAATAACGATGAAGCACATTATATTACAACCCATGAAATCCAGCTTAGCGAAGTAGACCATGACATGGACTTTGATTATGGATTAGCCTCTCGATGGGACTTTGAGGACAACAATGTAATTTATTCCTTTGTGGATTATGCTTCCTTTGGGAGTGAAGAGACCCTTGCAGACACACAGACGGAAGAGGACAATAGCTGTTATCTGAGCACAACCACCAGTGATCCTAATAATCAGACAGACAGTATTGATAATACCAGCAGTACAGAGATAGTCAGCATTAATTCTGAAAATGATACCCCTAGCACAGACAAATGCGCCAGCTCGGAAGAAAATCAGTCCAAGAACCTCAGCAACATGAGTGAGAATTCTGCAGGCCAGATACTCCTATCAATCAAACCAACTTCCAGGGCTATAAATGAGCCTAGCAACCAGCACGAAAAGCAAAACATTATTTATGCTGCCAAGCATGAAGGCGACATGAGCCTCTGTGTCTCCACAGCTCATGAACGAAATACAAGTTTAAAACAAGATGTGTTTCATGACTATGCAAAAAAATTCATTGCAGTACCTGCACGCCTGCAAACAAAGTGTGGAGCCATAAGAGCAAGGGAACTGGGAGGATATTCAAGTGGTGCTTCCAGTGTGGTGAGTGAACTGGATGATGCAGACAAAGAAGTAAGAAGCCTGACAGCAAGGGCATTCCGGAGCTTAGCTTATCCCTACTTTGATACCCTGAACCTGAGCTCCAGTGAATCCTCTACATCACTTTCAGATCATACCCTGGGAATCAACCGGTGGTCAACTTACTTGGACTTAAAGTGTGGCGGTCTTGGGCAGAAAGAACAGAATCTTTTCAAAAGCAGCACAGCATCTGCTGGATGGAACAAAAGCACTGGGGCAAAGACATCCAGCGACCAGTTCTACATTCACTCCAATAAGTCACAGACGAAAGCATTAGAATTTGTTGTcagcaagcttgatggggaaataacACATGTTGAATCGCCACCTTGCTTCGAAAAACGGATACAGTCAGGCTCCCGAGTTGTTACTTTGTTGGAGACTTTGAATTTCAGCAGCAATATTAATGCCGGTGTCCCCAGACCTGCTAAACCTTTGGAAAATGCTGCTGCTGGATCAGGTTGCACAGATGAGATTACAGAAACACTGCCAAAGGAGCTGGGCAATGAAGCTTGCAAACAAACTGGGCTGGCTGCAGAAACCATGGAAGGCACACAGAAGAAGTCAAAATTTGCCTCCAGCCTCCTCAAAAATGTTATCTCAAAGAAAATGCAACTGGAGCATGAGTTCAAAATGGaaaggggagagatcacagacaACACATATTCTGGTATGTCCAACTCTTTATCTTATAAAGAAGTGGATGCCACCTCCAAAGAGAAGTTAAGGGATGGGGGTTTGCAGAGACAGAATTCTAGGTATTCAGAGGGTAGCTCTGACTACACTATTGTAACAGCAGATGATTTGGGTGAGTTCTTTGAAAGTAAGTCCCCTACCTCCAAGCGGTCTACTCCCCGAGAGGGAAATATTAGCCTGGAACGATCCATTTCAGAAACACACTTGGAAGAGGCATGCAAAATAAAAGAGAGCGCTTCTGAAACTCTCAAGGCAACTTTCCTTCGTAGCCAGAACAGTGCATTTAGAacatggaaagaaaaagaagcagaaaaaaaaGAGGAGAAGGCGCTGGTGGGGAAACTGAAaacgtcacccaaaagtgactGGAAGGCTGATTTAGGAGAAATCTCAGCCAGCAAGTCAACTAAAATGTCTCGCCTCTTTGTTCCAAATATTCAACAAACAAGCATAGAAAAGCAATCCAGCAAACAGGTGACAAAATATTCTACAGCAACCAGTGCAGAAGCTCAGACTGCCATTGCCACCACAATGATCAAGCCTAAAGCTCCTGAAATCAAAATCAGTTTGGGCAGTGTGCAACAGAACAAAGATCATCCGTTCAATATTGCTAAGCTCCTCACACCTAAGATAGCTGGAAATGTCCCAAACTTTTTCAAGGCAGCTGAAGATACCAGATGCCAGCCACAAAAACAATTTAAAGGTGAAGGTGTGGATAAAGTGCCCCAGTTCATGGTTCGCGATGTAAGGGAAAGTAAGCCCAAGGTCCAAGGGCCTATACATCAGGTGAGAGATGTTAGAAAACTCATCAAAAGTAATTACGGCCACGAGTCTGCTGATAATAGTGACAGAGGCAGCGTCAGCTCTGATCAGGGAACCTCTGAACAGAAACCCAAGCAGCTGGTGACAGCCGGCATTCCCAGGCCTCTGTCTCCCATGGTGATAACTTGTCAGGCCGTAAGCAACAGCAAAGAGGACAAGAGGTCCAGCAAGACTACAGAGATGGGGGCCAAAGCAAGCAGTGGAAGCAAGATGCTGCCTTCCAGCCAAGAGGGTACAATCTTGGTGCACAGGACCTCAGGGAGGCTGCCCGTGGCTACCATTGCTCCTAACAAAAGTGACCCTCGTCAGCCTGCTGTGCTGAAGATAGTCTCCAAAACATCTGTGCCCTGGAGGCAGCAACCACAGCTTCCACTACCACCACAGCCTACAGCAGCTGAGAAAAGCAGCAAGATAGGACAATTAGTGGTGTCTGGGGAAGAGGACCTTTCCCGGGATGAGATGCCCAAATCATCTGTTGCTGTGAACCACCAAGCACTGGAGAAGCTTACAGCAGCAGTCCGGAGCATGGAGGAGCTCTACAGCTTCAACAAGAACGAGTGGAAGCGCAAAAGTGACCCCTTGCCCATAACTGACAGCCATGTCTTGTCCCTCATTGCCAGTGAGGAACGGGCCATCGGGACCGTGTCCAGTGCCAGGGAAGAGTTGGCAGCCAGTGCCAAGgcagaggaccaggtggcaggtCGGAGCGTGCGGCTGACCACATCCCCCAACAGCAGCATCACTTCAAGCAGAGCTGCACCAGAACGCCAACCACGTAGCAGGACTGCCAACCCAAGTAAGAACGTAGAGAAGGTCTGGGCCAAGACAGCTGCCTTTGAGAGCCTGGCACAGGCTCATGAGCGGCCACGTGGGATGGGCTTCCGTGGGGAGGTGGCGACGGCCACTGCAGGGGCTGTG
Encoded here:
- the C9H4orf54 gene encoding uncharacterized protein C4orf54 homolog translates to MEVLPKSPAEQIIIQKGKAGKSNSRMMKHHPQEPSTSSSKESNYVEIYDFPGEREESPQTLELTLAGNGSKVAFIRPKNGSCGISEVNRLANNILADKSANQASQDYKSKMQGTPSPLGTKADEVGGSITGTSPGGSNENTVSPSISNIQLYTNGCPESSSSSCPSPVQTTGSFPKMDDMGTEGKTSSSSFGYESDEDDDADCKEICLSNQRGGCRHASQLLQSQHSYTSETNSNNNDEAHYITTHEIQLSEVDHDMDFDYGLASRWDFEDNNVIYSFVDYASFGSEETLADTQTEEDNSCYLSTTTSDPNNQTDSIDNTSSTEIVSINSENDTPSTDKCASSEENQSKNLSNMSENSAGQILLSIKPTSRAINEPSNQHEKQNIIYAAKHEGDMSLCVSTAHERNTSLKQDVFHDYAKKFIAVPARLQTKCGAIRARELGGYSSGASSVVSELDDADKEVRSLTARAFRSLAYPYFDTLNLSSSESSTSLSDHTLGINRWSTYLDLKCGGLGQKEQNLFKSSTASAGWNKSTGAKTSSDQFYIHSNKSQTKALEFVVSKLDGEITHVESPPCFEKRIQSGSRVVTLLETLNFSSNINAGVPRPAKPLENAAAGSGCTDEITETLPKELGNEACKQTGLAAETMEGTQKKSKFASSLLKNVISKKMQLEHEFKMERGEITDNTYSGMSNSLSYKEVDATSKEKLRDGGLQRQNSRYSEGSSDYTIVTADDLGEFFESKSPTSKRSTPREGNISLERSISETHLEEACKIKESASETLKATFLRSQNSAFRTWKEKEAEKKEEKALVGKLKTSPKSDWKADLGEISASKSTKMSRLFVPNIQQTSIEKQSSKQVTKYSTATSAEAQTAIATTMIKPKAPEIKISLGSVQQNKDHPFNIAKLLTPKIAGNVPNFFKAAEDTRCQPQKQFKGEGVDKVPQFMVRDVRESKPKVQGPIHQVRDVRKLIKSNYGHESADNSDRGSVSSDQGTSEQKPKQLVTAGIPRPLSPMVITCQAVSNSKEDKRSSKTTEMGAKASSGSKMLPSSQEGTILVHRTSGRLPVATIAPNKSDPRQPAVLKIVSKTSVPWRQQPQLPLPPQPTAAEKSSKIGQLVVSGEEDLSRDEMPKSSVAVNHQALEKLTAAVRSMEELYSFNKNEWKRKSDPLPITDSHVLSLIASEERAIGTVSSAREELAASAKAEDQVAGRSVRLTTSPNSSITSSRAAPERQPRSRTANPSKNVEKVWAKTAAFESLAQAHERPRGMGFRGEVATATAGAVERARAPAVPRNTFTFNAQKAKPPEEPSPPPRGLKGQARPRSIKLFGDNKLGPAELDKGPKQAAPDCGNYLAIPLKASSEEPAAETGGEGGPSGLPSAAAAAAALCSHHQSLRNQAGANPAKGQQPEQESSSGPAVPQPPPLQQQPHTAVASAAPQLEVSPAQIFPQALSLAAAAAALTGAQAAPLLCFSPPMPAPLQTAASAVDPAAFPPPQTQRKVLLDLSTGQCYVVETPVQQPPQKRRLFDPETGQYVEVPLPAQPPPPPAMTPMSLPMSPLALGAAPGAYSAPAAAYMIYPSFLPAVLPAGALQGTLGQQPGELSSAVAVASRSTASPGAESPYYMPTGKAPQQQQQQQAAAGEGKAPLISITSQPLGPRIIAPPSFDGTTMRFVVEHR